One Methylosinus sp. C49 DNA segment encodes these proteins:
- a CDS encoding inorganic phosphate transporter, whose product MTSVASSVDLRDSADSHSPKPKLDHKLDIRALLVFLAVIALGLAFTAWSIYKDILESGAPVTNYLPFILLGVALLIALGFEFVNGFHDTANAVATVIYTHSMPAPVAVVWSGFFNFLGVLFSTGAVAFGIVSLLPVELILQVGSQAGFAMVFALLIAAIVWNLGTWWLGLPASSSHTLIGSIIGVGVANALIRGRDGTSGVDWGKATDIGYSLLLSPLFGFGAAALLLLVMKFLVRKPELYAEPKGQAAPPLWVRGLLILTCTGVSFAHGSNDGQKGMGLIMLILIGTVPTSYALNRALPASHLESFTKASHAASKVVETKAAGYNVLGDPRPAVTIYVAQHQINEGTYPSLAVLIRDISHQVESYGSISKIPFAAVGNTRNDIYLASEALRFLAKDKAAELTDSDKKVLKEYKDQIDQATKFIPLWVKIAVAIALGLGTMIGWKRIVVTVGEKIGKQHLTYGQGASAELVAAGTIAAADMYGLPVSTTHVLSSGVAGTMAANGAGVQMATIQKLLMAWVLTLPAAILLSASLYFVLRQVM is encoded by the coding sequence ATGACATCCGTTGCCTCGAGCGTCGATTTGCGCGACAGCGCCGACTCTCACAGTCCGAAGCCGAAGCTCGATCACAAGCTCGACATACGCGCGCTTCTCGTCTTCCTCGCGGTCATCGCGCTCGGCCTCGCCTTCACGGCGTGGAGCATCTACAAGGATATTCTGGAGTCCGGCGCGCCGGTCACCAATTATCTTCCCTTCATCCTGCTCGGCGTGGCGCTGCTCATCGCGCTCGGCTTCGAGTTCGTGAACGGCTTCCACGACACGGCCAACGCCGTGGCGACGGTCATCTACACCCATTCCATGCCGGCGCCGGTGGCCGTGGTGTGGTCGGGCTTCTTCAACTTCCTCGGCGTGCTGTTCTCCACGGGCGCGGTCGCCTTCGGCATTGTGTCGCTGCTGCCGGTGGAGCTCATTCTGCAAGTGGGCTCGCAGGCCGGCTTCGCCATGGTGTTCGCGCTGCTCATCGCCGCAATCGTCTGGAACCTCGGCACCTGGTGGCTCGGCCTGCCGGCCTCCTCCTCCCACACGCTGATCGGCTCCATCATCGGCGTCGGCGTCGCCAACGCCCTCATACGCGGCCGCGACGGAACCTCCGGCGTCGATTGGGGCAAGGCCACCGATATCGGCTATTCGCTGCTGCTTTCACCGCTCTTCGGCTTCGGCGCCGCCGCGCTGCTGCTGCTGGTGATGAAGTTCCTCGTCCGCAAGCCAGAGCTCTACGCCGAGCCCAAGGGCCAGGCGGCTCCGCCCTTGTGGGTTCGCGGCCTGCTGATTCTCACCTGCACGGGCGTCTCCTTCGCGCATGGCTCAAATGACGGCCAGAAGGGCATGGGCCTCATCATGCTGATCCTCATCGGCACGGTGCCCACCTCCTATGCGCTCAATCGCGCGCTTCCGGCGAGCCATCTCGAGAGCTTCACCAAGGCCTCGCATGCGGCGTCCAAGGTCGTCGAGACCAAGGCCGCCGGCTATAATGTCCTCGGCGATCCGCGCCCGGCGGTGACGATTTATGTCGCTCAGCATCAGATCAACGAGGGAACCTATCCGTCGCTCGCCGTGCTGATCCGCGACATCTCGCATCAGGTCGAGAGCTATGGCTCGATCTCGAAAATCCCCTTCGCCGCCGTCGGCAACACGCGTAACGACATCTACCTCGCCTCCGAGGCGCTGCGCTTCCTCGCCAAGGACAAGGCCGCGGAACTGACCGACTCCGACAAGAAAGTGCTGAAGGAGTATAAGGATCAGATCGATCAGGCGACGAAATTCATCCCGCTGTGGGTGAAGATCGCGGTCGCCATCGCGCTCGGCCTCGGCACGATGATCGGCTGGAAGCGCATCGTCGTCACCGTCGGCGAGAAGATCGGCAAGCAGCATCTGACCTATGGCCAGGGCGCCTCGGCCGAGCTGGTCGCCGCCGGCACCATCGCCGCCGCCGACATGTATGGCCTGCCGGTCTCGACGACGCATGTGCTGTCTTCCGGCGTCGCCGGCACGATGGCCGCCAATGGCGCCGGCGTGCAGATGGCGACGATCCAGAAGCTGCTGATGGCCTGGGTGCTCACGCTCCCCGCCGCCATATTGCTGTCGGCTTCGCTCTACTTCGTGCTGCGTCAGGTGATGTGA
- a CDS encoding enoyl-CoA hydratase-related protein yields MKNRELNREILVRRDGPLLRIVIDRPAKRNAIDKPMYEAMISAFAKADAEEEIRAIVLSGAGGDFTAGNDLEDFRRPLDNPQDFPALRFVRALATLQTPLVAAVAGDAIGVGVTMLFHCDLVYASHGARFKMPFVDLGVIPEAASTLLVPQRIGLVKATEFLLLCDSFGASEALRLGVVNAVAGFDEVEEMAVDAARRLAAKPRAALAATRRLLRGDTAAVAARIEEEAALFAAALTMRETRARLEAFFAGVPASDPLAQSSDNLA; encoded by the coding sequence ATGAAAAATCGCGAGCTGAATCGTGAGATCCTCGTCCGCCGGGACGGCCCGCTGCTGCGGATCGTCATCGACCGGCCGGCCAAGCGCAATGCGATCGACAAGCCCATGTATGAGGCGATGATCTCCGCCTTCGCCAAGGCCGACGCCGAGGAGGAGATTCGCGCCATCGTGCTGTCGGGCGCGGGCGGCGATTTCACCGCCGGCAATGATCTCGAGGATTTCCGCCGCCCGCTGGACAATCCGCAGGATTTCCCGGCTCTGCGCTTCGTCCGCGCGCTGGCGACGCTGCAGACGCCGCTCGTCGCCGCCGTGGCGGGCGACGCCATCGGAGTCGGCGTGACCATGCTGTTTCATTGCGATCTCGTCTACGCCTCGCATGGGGCGCGCTTCAAAATGCCTTTCGTCGATCTCGGCGTCATCCCCGAGGCGGCCTCGACGCTGCTGGTCCCGCAGCGCATCGGCCTCGTCAAGGCGACGGAATTCCTGCTGCTCTGCGACAGCTTCGGGGCGAGCGAGGCGCTGCGCCTCGGCGTCGTCAATGCGGTCGCCGGCTTCGACGAGGTGGAGGAAATGGCGGTGGACGCGGCGCGCCGGCTGGCGGCCAAGCCGCGCGCGGCGCTGGCGGCGACGCGGCGCCTGCTGCGTGGCGATACGGCGGCGGTGGCCGCCCGGATCGAGGAGGAGGCCGCCCTATTCGCGGCGGCGCTGACGATGCGGGAGACGCGCGCGCGGCTCGAGGCGTTTTTCGCTGGCGTCCCGGCCAGCGATCCGCTCGCTCAGTCGTCGGACAATCTGGCGTAG
- a CDS encoding SOS response-associated peptidase — MCGRYAITLPPQAARDYFGYVDQPNFPPRYNIAPTQPVPIVRQERDPRGGEARRFQLVRWGFLPGFVKDPASFPLIVNARAESAPEKPSFRAAMRRRRCLFIADAYYEWRRDGAKGRARASRPYLFRHADGTPLALAGLYETWIGSDGSELDTACILTVSANGATVAIHDRMPAILTPKDFDLWLGLDEFSAEAAWRLLAPAPDDALEFFEIGPEVNKAANDTPSVQYKRADLLA; from the coding sequence ATGTGCGGTCGATACGCCATCACTCTGCCGCCGCAGGCGGCGCGCGACTATTTCGGCTATGTCGATCAGCCGAATTTTCCGCCGCGCTACAATATCGCGCCGACGCAGCCCGTCCCCATCGTGCGGCAGGAGCGCGATCCGCGCGGCGGCGAGGCGCGGCGCTTTCAGCTGGTCCGCTGGGGCTTTCTGCCCGGCTTCGTGAAAGATCCGGCAAGCTTTCCGCTCATCGTCAACGCCCGCGCCGAGAGCGCGCCGGAGAAGCCCAGCTTTCGCGCCGCGATGCGGCGGCGGCGCTGCCTCTTCATCGCCGACGCCTATTACGAATGGCGCCGCGACGGCGCCAAGGGCCGGGCGCGGGCGAGCCGGCCCTATCTCTTCCGCCACGCCGATGGGACGCCGCTGGCGCTCGCCGGCCTCTATGAAACCTGGATCGGCAGCGACGGCAGCGAGCTCGACACCGCCTGCATCCTCACCGTCTCCGCCAATGGCGCGACAGTCGCCATCCACGATCGCATGCCGGCGATATTGACGCCGAAGGATTTCGATCTCTGGCTCGGTCTCGACGAATTTTCGGCCGAGGCGGCCTGGCGCCTGCTGGCGCCCGCGCCGGACGACGCGCTCGAATTCTTCGAGATCGGCCCGGAGGTCAATAAAGCGGCCAATGATACGCCCTCCGTTCAATATAAGCGCGCCGATCTCCTCGCCTGA
- a CDS encoding LemA family protein gives MTALVLLGVLVLAVLWLIGSYNGLVTLRQRCRQAFSDIDVQLKQRHDLIPNLVETVKGYAAHERGTLEEVVAARNKAVAANGPQAQAAAESALNGVLGRLFALAENYPDLKANQNFQQLQSELSDVENKIAASRRFFNNASAEYNAARESIPAALYAASFGFVPQEFFNLEEGERKAVQETPKVQF, from the coding sequence ATGACCGCTCTCGTTCTTCTCGGCGTATTGGTTCTCGCCGTCCTCTGGCTCATCGGCTCCTATAACGGCCTGGTGACGCTGCGCCAGCGCTGCCGTCAGGCTTTCTCGGACATAGATGTGCAGCTCAAGCAGCGCCACGATCTCATCCCCAATCTGGTGGAGACGGTGAAGGGCTACGCCGCCCATGAGCGCGGCACGCTCGAGGAGGTCGTCGCGGCCCGCAACAAGGCGGTGGCGGCCAATGGCCCGCAGGCGCAGGCCGCCGCCGAGAGCGCGCTGAACGGCGTGCTCGGCCGGCTGTTCGCCCTCGCCGAGAATTATCCCGATCTGAAAGCCAATCAGAATTTCCAGCAGTTGCAGAGCGAGCTGTCCGACGTGGAGAATAAGATCGCGGCGTCGCGGCGCTTCTTCAACAACGCCTCGGCCGAATACAACGCCGCCCGCGAGAGCATTCCGGCGGCCTTGTATGCCGCGTCCTTCGGCTTTGTCCCGCAGGAGTTCTTCAATCTCGAGGAGGGCGAGCGCAAGGCCGTCCAGGAGACCCCCAAGGTGCAGTTCTAG
- a CDS encoding NADP-dependent malic enzyme, whose protein sequence is MAEKPPKRERPVFTDKEALLYHSRGRPGKIAVVPTKPMATQRDLSLAYSPGVAAPVLAIAENPSLAYDYTVKGNIVAVITNGTAILGLGNLGALAAKPVMEGKATLFKRFADIDSIDLEIDTQEVEAFIAAVRYLGPSFGGINLEDIKAPECFIIEERLRELMDIPVFHDDQHGTAIISSAGLLNALHLTGRDIKNTRLVCNGAGAAGIACLDLAKAMGFAPQNVTLCDTKGVVYRGRAEGMNQWKSAHAVETDARTLAEALDGADIFFGLSVKGALTPEMLKTMAPDPIVFAMANPDPEITPEEALAARPDAIVATGRSDYPNQINNVLGFPYIFRGALDVRAKTINMEMKIAAAKALAELAREDVPDEVANAYQGARPRFGRDYLIPAPFDPRLISIVSPAVAKAAMDSGVARHPIVDMNAYRAELSARRDPIAGLMHTIYDRVRRDPKRVVFAEGEEEQVIRAALSFVTQGLGRAILVGREDRVAQTARNAGLELGDHIEVHNAKLSSRNGVYAQFLFERLQRKGFLFRDCQRLINTDRNHFAAAMVAQGDADAMVTGVTRNFSNALEDVRHVVDQKPGHRLIGASLVLAHGRIVVVADTAITEMPEAADLADIAIEAAGVARRIGLEPRVAMLAFSTFGYPPGERTARMHESVRVLDSRRVDFEYEGEMAADVALSRHAMAAYPFSRLSDTANVLIMPAFHSASISTKMLQELGGATVLGPLIVGLDKPIQIVQLGATDADIVNMAALAAFGVGG, encoded by the coding sequence ATGGCCGAAAAGCCTCCGAAGCGCGAACGTCCTGTCTTCACCGACAAGGAGGCTCTGCTCTACCACTCACGCGGGCGCCCCGGCAAAATCGCCGTCGTGCCCACCAAGCCCATGGCGACGCAGCGCGATCTCTCGCTCGCCTATTCGCCCGGCGTCGCCGCGCCCGTGCTGGCCATCGCGGAAAACCCGTCCCTCGCCTATGACTATACCGTCAAGGGCAATATCGTCGCCGTCATCACCAATGGCACGGCCATCCTCGGCCTCGGCAATCTCGGCGCGCTCGCCGCCAAGCCCGTGATGGAAGGCAAGGCGACGCTGTTCAAGCGCTTCGCCGACATCGACTCCATCGACCTCGAGATCGACACGCAGGAGGTGGAGGCCTTCATCGCCGCCGTGCGCTATCTCGGTCCCTCCTTCGGCGGCATAAATCTCGAGGACATCAAGGCGCCGGAATGCTTCATCATCGAGGAGCGCCTGCGCGAATTGATGGACATTCCCGTCTTTCACGACGATCAGCACGGCACCGCGATCATCTCCAGCGCCGGCCTCTTGAACGCGCTGCATCTCACCGGCCGCGACATAAAGAACACGCGCCTCGTCTGCAATGGCGCGGGCGCCGCGGGCATCGCCTGTCTCGATCTCGCCAAGGCGATGGGATTCGCGCCGCAGAATGTCACGCTCTGCGACACCAAGGGCGTCGTCTATCGCGGCCGCGCCGAAGGCATGAATCAATGGAAGAGCGCGCATGCGGTCGAGACCGACGCGCGCACGCTGGCTGAGGCGCTGGACGGCGCCGACATATTCTTCGGCCTCTCGGTGAAAGGCGCGCTGACGCCCGAGATGCTGAAGACGATGGCGCCCGATCCGATCGTCTTCGCAATGGCCAATCCCGATCCCGAGATCACGCCGGAGGAGGCGCTGGCCGCGCGGCCGGACGCAATCGTCGCCACGGGACGCTCCGACTATCCCAACCAGATCAACAATGTTCTGGGCTTTCCTTACATTTTCCGCGGCGCGCTCGACGTGCGCGCCAAGACGATCAACATGGAAATGAAGATCGCCGCGGCGAAAGCGCTCGCCGAGCTGGCGCGCGAGGATGTGCCGGACGAGGTCGCCAACGCCTATCAGGGCGCGCGGCCGCGCTTCGGCCGCGATTATCTCATCCCCGCGCCATTCGATCCGCGCCTCATCTCCATCGTGTCGCCGGCCGTCGCCAAAGCGGCGATGGATTCGGGCGTCGCGCGCCATCCGATCGTCGATATGAACGCCTATCGCGCCGAACTCTCCGCGCGGCGCGATCCCATCGCCGGGCTGATGCACACGATCTATGATCGCGTGCGGCGCGATCCCAAGCGCGTCGTCTTCGCCGAGGGCGAGGAGGAGCAGGTCATTCGCGCCGCGCTCTCCTTCGTCACGCAGGGATTGGGGCGCGCCATACTCGTCGGCCGCGAGGATCGCGTCGCGCAGACTGCGCGCAACGCCGGCCTCGAGCTCGGCGATCATATAGAGGTGCACAACGCCAAGCTCTCCTCGCGCAATGGCGTCTATGCGCAATTTCTGTTCGAGCGCCTGCAGCGCAAGGGTTTTCTGTTCCGCGACTGTCAGCGTCTCATCAACACCGACCGCAATCATTTCGCCGCGGCCATGGTGGCGCAGGGCGACGCCGACGCCATGGTGACGGGCGTCACCCGCAATTTCTCCAATGCGCTGGAGGATGTGCGCCATGTCGTGGATCAGAAGCCGGGCCACAGGCTGATCGGCGCCTCTCTGGTGCTGGCGCATGGGCGCATCGTCGTCGTCGCCGACACGGCGATCACCGAAATGCCGGAGGCCGCCGATCTCGCCGATATAGCGATAGAGGCGGCGGGGGTGGCGCGGCGCATCGGCCTCGAGCCGCGCGTCGCCATGCTCGCCTTCTCCACTTTCGGCTATCCGCCGGGCGAACGCACGGCCCGCATGCACGAGTCGGTGCGCGTGCTCGATTCGCGGCGGGTGGACTTCGAATATGAGGGCGAGATGGCGGCCGATGTGGCGCTCAGCCGTCACGCCATGGCGGCCTATCCGTTCTCGCGTCTCAGCGACACCGCCAATGTATTGATAATGCCGGCCTTTCACTCCGCCTCCATCTCCACCAAAATGCTGCAGGAGCTGGGCGGGGCGACAGTTCTGGGTCCATTGATCGTCGGGCTCGACAAGCCGATCCAAATCGTTCAATTGGGCGCAACCGACGCCGATATCGTCAATATGGCCGCTCTGGCCGCTTTCGGGGTCGGGGGTTAG
- a CDS encoding acyl-CoA dehydrogenase, whose amino-acid sequence MSYRAPLDDLLFAMRRAAGETAFGPGGLYAELDAATAAATLEEAAKFAETALLPLDRVGDRAGVALTGEKVATAPGWREAYSLWVEGGWNALSAPPGHGGMGLPLLLGAACTEIWNAANISFALCPLLGQGAIEAMEIHAAEALKSAYLPKMISGEWTATMNLTEPQAGSDLAHLRTRAERAEDGSYRLFGQKIFITYGEHDLSKNIVHLVLARLPDAPAGTRGISLFLAPKFLPGPDGRPGARNDLRCVGIERKLGIHGSPTCTMSYGDNGGAVAFLIGRENEGLACMFTMMNNARLSVGLQGVGLAERATQTALAYARERRQGRGASADPAPIVEHPDVVRMLLTMKAKTAAARAICYLTAAALDRARLLEGEAAQAAQERAGLLTPLAKAYSTDIGCEVASLGVQVHGGMGFIEETGAAQLLRDARITPIYEGTNGIQAIDLATRKLRLSKGAAVWREIDAMRDDIDALTASNDAVFVNIARRAAAAVEAFERATDFLSATSDPRGIEALAGATPYLRLFALARGVTLLGAGALASHRAGDAAAQSRIVTARFFADNLAVAAEGLERATVEGGDSLIAGLALLTAGRD is encoded by the coding sequence ATGTCCTACCGCGCGCCTCTCGACGATCTGCTCTTCGCCATGCGGCGGGCGGCGGGCGAGACGGCCTTCGGTCCGGGCGGACTCTATGCCGAGCTGGACGCGGCGACCGCCGCCGCGACGCTCGAGGAGGCCGCCAAATTCGCCGAGACGGCTCTGCTGCCGCTCGATCGCGTCGGCGACCGCGCGGGAGTGGCGCTCACGGGCGAAAAGGTGGCGACGGCGCCCGGCTGGCGCGAGGCCTATTCGCTCTGGGTGGAGGGCGGCTGGAACGCGCTCTCCGCGCCGCCCGGCCATGGCGGCATGGGCCTGCCGCTGCTGCTCGGCGCCGCCTGCACAGAGATTTGGAACGCCGCCAACATCTCCTTCGCGCTCTGCCCGCTGCTGGGCCAGGGCGCGATAGAGGCGATGGAGATCCATGCGGCCGAAGCGCTGAAATCCGCCTATCTGCCGAAGATGATCTCCGGCGAATGGACGGCGACGATGAATCTCACCGAGCCGCAGGCGGGCTCCGATCTCGCCCATTTGCGCACGCGCGCCGAGCGCGCCGAGGATGGAAGCTATCGCCTGTTCGGGCAGAAGATTTTCATCACCTATGGCGAGCACGACCTGTCCAAGAATATCGTTCATCTCGTGCTGGCGCGGCTGCCCGACGCGCCCGCCGGCACGCGCGGAATTTCCTTGTTTCTGGCGCCGAAATTCCTGCCCGGGCCGGATGGACGCCCCGGCGCGCGCAATGATCTGCGCTGCGTCGGGATAGAGCGCAAGCTCGGCATCCACGGCTCGCCGACCTGCACAATGTCCTATGGCGACAATGGCGGCGCGGTCGCCTTTCTCATCGGCCGCGAGAATGAGGGCCTCGCCTGCATGTTCACCATGATGAACAATGCGCGGCTCTCTGTGGGGCTGCAGGGCGTTGGCCTCGCCGAGCGGGCGACGCAGACGGCGCTGGCCTATGCCCGCGAGCGCCGCCAGGGCCGGGGCGCCTCGGCCGATCCGGCGCCGATCGTCGAGCATCCCGATGTCGTGCGCATGCTGCTGACGATGAAGGCGAAGACAGCCGCGGCGCGGGCGATCTGCTATCTCACCGCCGCCGCGCTGGACCGCGCTCGCCTGCTGGAGGGCGAGGCGGCGCAGGCGGCGCAGGAGCGCGCCGGCCTGCTGACGCCGCTCGCCAAGGCCTATTCCACCGATATCGGCTGCGAAGTCGCCTCGCTCGGCGTTCAAGTTCATGGCGGCATGGGCTTCATAGAGGAGACCGGCGCCGCGCAATTGCTGCGCGACGCGCGCATCACGCCCATCTATGAGGGAACCAACGGCATTCAGGCCATCGATCTCGCCACCCGCAAACTGCGCCTCTCCAAAGGCGCGGCCGTATGGCGGGAGATCGACGCCATGCGCGACGACATAGACGCGCTGACGGCGAGCAATGACGCCGTCTTCGTCAATATCGCCCGTCGCGCTGCGGCGGCTGTCGAGGCTTTCGAGCGCGCGACCGATTTTCTGTCCGCGACCTCCGATCCGCGCGGCATCGAGGCGCTCGCCGGAGCGACCCCCTATCTGCGGCTGTTCGCGCTGGCGCGCGGCGTCACCCTGCTCGGGGCCGGGGCGCTCGCCTCGCATCGCGCCGGCGACGCCGCGGCTCAGAGCAGAATCGTCACGGCGCGATTCTTCGCCGATAATCTCGCCGTCGCGGCGGAGGGGCTGGAGCGCGCCACTGTCGAGGGCGGCGACTCCCTCATCGCCGGACTGGCGTTGCTGACGGCCGGACGAGATTGA
- a CDS encoding UDP-glucose/GDP-mannose dehydrogenase family protein, protein MNITMIGSGYVGLVSGACFADFGHVVTCVDSDASKIERLLRGEIPIFEPGLDELVANNVKQNRLFFTTDLTPAVRGADAVFIAVGTPSRRGDGHADLSYVYAAAETIGRALDKFTVIVNKSTVPVGTGDEVERLIREVNPGADFAVVSNPEFLREGAAIEDFKRPDRVVIGVEDERAREVMSEIYRPLSLNQPPLVFVGRRTSELTKYAANAFLATKITFINEIADLCERVGADVQEVARGIGLDNRIGSKFLHAGPGYGGSCFPKDTLALLKTGQDYAAPLRIVETVVAVNDARKRAMARKVISALGGSVRGKKIGLLGLAFKPNTDDMRDAPSLAIVASLAGDGAKVYAYDPESMSQAKPLMPEVTFCEDPYQTAEGADALVIVTEWDAFRALDLDRIKTLLKTPVIVDLRNIYRAADIRKRGFDYTSVGRA, encoded by the coding sequence ATGAACATCACAATGATCGGATCGGGCTATGTCGGCCTCGTTTCCGGCGCCTGCTTCGCCGATTTCGGCCATGTCGTGACCTGCGTCGACAGCGACGCCTCGAAGATCGAGCGGCTGCTGCGCGGCGAGATTCCGATCTTCGAGCCCGGGCTCGACGAGCTCGTCGCCAATAATGTGAAGCAGAACCGCCTGTTCTTCACCACCGATCTCACGCCGGCCGTGCGCGGCGCGGACGCGGTCTTCATCGCCGTCGGCACGCCGTCGCGCCGCGGCGACGGCCACGCGGACCTCTCCTATGTCTACGCCGCCGCCGAGACCATCGGCCGCGCGCTCGACAAATTCACCGTCATCGTCAACAAATCGACCGTCCCGGTCGGCACGGGCGACGAGGTCGAGCGCCTCATCCGCGAGGTCAATCCCGGGGCGGATTTCGCGGTCGTCTCCAATCCCGAGTTTCTGCGCGAGGGCGCGGCGATCGAGGATTTCAAGCGCCCGGACCGCGTCGTCATCGGCGTCGAGGACGAGCGCGCGCGCGAGGTGATGTCGGAAATCTACCGGCCGCTGAGCCTCAACCAGCCGCCGCTGGTCTTCGTCGGCCGCCGCACCTCCGAGCTCACCAAATATGCGGCCAACGCCTTTCTCGCGACCAAGATCACCTTCATCAACGAGATCGCCGACCTCTGCGAGCGCGTGGGCGCGGATGTGCAGGAGGTCGCGCGCGGCATCGGCCTCGACAATCGCATCGGCTCGAAGTTCCTGCACGCCGGGCCGGGCTATGGCGGCTCCTGCTTCCCCAAGGACACGCTCGCCCTGCTGAAGACGGGGCAGGATTACGCCGCGCCGCTGCGCATCGTCGAGACGGTGGTGGCGGTGAACGACGCCCGCAAGCGCGCCATGGCCCGCAAGGTGATCTCGGCGCTCGGCGGCTCGGTGCGCGGCAAGAAGATCGGCCTGCTCGGCCTCGCCTTCAAGCCCAACACCGACGATATGCGCGACGCGCCCTCGCTCGCCATAGTGGCCTCGCTCGCCGGCGACGGCGCCAAGGTCTATGCCTATGATCCCGAGAGCATGAGCCAGGCGAAGCCGCTGATGCCGGAAGTGACCTTCTGCGAGGATCCCTATCAGACGGCCGAAGGCGCCGATGCGCTGGTCATCGTCACGGAATGGGACGCGTTCCGCGCGCTCGATCTCGATCGCATCAAGACGCTGCTGAAGACGCCGGTGATCGTCGATCTGCGGAACATCTACCGCGCCGCCGACATTCGCAAACGCGGCTTCGACTACACGAGCGTCGGCCGGGCGTGA
- a CDS encoding peptidoglycan-binding domain-containing protein yields MRIGMRAVFAALGIVLASSVGSASLAGPYNPVAQAAQSKLAAQGYDPGVLDGVAGTKTAAAISAFQQKSGLPQSGALDAATLDKLGVGVSTTKPVADWIAVPTQEEIDKLVSAKNDPAQAYSNYLPNAPAAGLSLPGAAILAAMNQSADVYGSRRAGEPKHTDQGYQYTADCLKTNYAPTNWSDITIHYYCQMSKPRACYTYALSGKSTPAGVKYQRPAAYRGCAAGKLKEAADFVAFVPKTQPLVFQYVMFGQTHAFDHEQEQAIINAFYGVTNPADKAECKAKRPRRTEDPTDGSHCLVSKIMSPRLAGKGD; encoded by the coding sequence ATGCGCATAGGCATGCGCGCCGTATTCGCGGCGCTCGGAATCGTTCTGGCTTCATCTGTCGGCTCTGCGAGCCTCGCCGGCCCCTATAATCCGGTCGCGCAGGCCGCGCAGTCGAAGCTCGCCGCGCAAGGCTATGATCCGGGCGTGCTGGATGGCGTCGCCGGGACGAAGACGGCCGCCGCAATCTCCGCCTTCCAGCAGAAGTCCGGCCTGCCGCAGAGCGGCGCGCTCGACGCCGCGACGCTCGACAAGCTCGGCGTCGGCGTCTCGACGACGAAGCCCGTCGCCGATTGGATCGCCGTTCCGACGCAGGAGGAGATCGACAAGCTCGTTTCGGCCAAGAATGATCCGGCCCAGGCCTACAGCAATTATCTGCCCAACGCCCCGGCGGCCGGCCTCTCGCTGCCCGGCGCGGCCATTCTCGCGGCGATGAACCAGAGCGCCGATGTCTATGGCAGCCGCCGCGCCGGCGAGCCCAAGCATACGGATCAAGGCTATCAATATACGGCCGACTGCCTGAAGACGAATTACGCGCCGACCAATTGGTCGGACATAACCATCCATTATTATTGCCAAATGTCGAAGCCGCGCGCCTGCTACACTTATGCGCTCTCTGGCAAATCCACGCCCGCGGGGGTCAAATATCAGCGTCCGGCGGCTTATCGCGGCTGCGCGGCGGGCAAGTTGAAAGAGGCCGCCGATTTTGTCGCCTTCGTGCCGAAGACGCAGCCTCTGGTCTTTCAATATGTGATGTTTGGCCAGACGCACGCTTTCGATCACGAGCAGGAGCAGGCGATCATCAACGCCTTCTATGGCGTGACGAATCCGGCCGACAAGGCGGAATGCAAGGCCAAGCGCCCGCGCCGCACCGAGGATCCGACCGACGGCTCCCATTGCCTCGTGAGCAAGATCATGTCGCCGCGCCTCGCCGGCAAGGGCGATTGA